The genomic region CTATTCccttttcatttaaaaaaaaaaatgtgcaaaaaaataaaaataaaataataacagttacagataaaatagaatttatttgGAGGCAGAAAACATCAAAGATCAACATTGCATATTTGCATTGTTAaatgttattagtgatggatgttATGACAAGGGAAGCAACCACAAGAAATGGTGGTGTGGCTTGAAAATTGAGTGCTATGATGATGATGTTTGTGTATCATCTTTTGAGCTTGTTCAGTGGCTTTCTGAATTTGCTCCAAGTGTTGTTGCCTAGCTGATTCCCTCCATTCCTCAGCTTTTCTGTGAACCACTGACATCCTCTTCATCAATTTTTCTTCAAGGTTTGACCTCATCTTTTGTATTTTCAcctacacaaaaaaaaaaaaaaaaaaaaaaaaaaaaaaaNNNNNNNNNNNNNNNNNNNNNNNNNNNNNNNNNNNNNNNNNNNNNTATAAGGCATCTAAGTTCAATTGCATGCTTCTTGAACTTTGTGTCTTAAAATTATATGCCATGGCATTTTCTAATAGATTTTATGTCTTCAATGGTTTAGAGAACTTAGTCTTAGAATTGAATGGGGCTAACTCACTCCAAAAACTATAACCATTTATgtatttttgtttatatattaTCAGAATTTATATACAAAAAGATCTAAAATTCGATCTTAATAACCCCACAAAAAAAATCAGCACACGACGGACTTAAAAAAAAATGGTTTGTACCCAATAAGTCAAAAAATGCTCTTGCCTTAAAGTGAGAGTGACATAAAGTTAAGGAGAGGGTAGAATCAACAAATAAATTCACTATCTACAATCCCCAGTACAATTCTTTGACCAGCTATGGCAAACTAGTTGCTATTTTTTAAACATAGGATACCATAAACATTCTGCCTCAACAAAGGTAATTGAACCAATATTGTACATATAGTATATCTTATAGGAAGGTTTTTAAGTGTTTCCATGAATAttggtgtatatatatatgtaaataaaatCAATGGTTAAAATCGCTAAAACACTAATGTTCTTGGAACACTTGAAAACTTTCCTATCTTATATTGTGCATAATCATATTTATATATTGAAGCTGAACATGAATACATAAAATCAGCAAGGACAAGAAGCATATAACTGTAGCCAATTGATATACCAtgattatgttattatttaattgaGGAGGAATCCTACGTGGACCATAGACCAGTCAACAagataagaataataataatgagaATGGTATCCATGACCATGAGTTGGTTGGTGGCTCGAGGAAGAAACATGCCTGCCAATGCAAAGCATTCCATTGTAATCAAAAGTTCAAACCAGCTCATGCACTTTCAAACTTATATCATATTCACATGCTTAGTTAACATCTTCTTGGATTTCTATATTTTCAGGACAAGACCATGTGGATTAGAACAAAGTACAAAGTAATCTACACTTACATACAGTTCAAAAATTGGTTGCAAACAGATAAGGATCTAGGAATGGTAACTTGTACTACTTACAAATTGGCCAATTCTCTCGTGTCTTTTAAAATCATGCCAAACTTGCAGAATTTGGTCTTTGATATATATGATTTTGGAAAAGTTCGATTTTCAATGCTAATAGCAATGACCAAGGAAAAAGACCACCAAGAAAATGGAGGGGAAGGAAGACTAACCAACAAGAACATTGCTTCTTAATGTTCAGCTAAAAATCTAACAATGTTAAGCAGATTTTATATCCAGAATCTTACAACAGCACATAACTTGTACTAATATTCCAATATTCGTTTTAACTTTCTATTTCTCTGTTCCCTTTTATCTATCTTTCTCACCTGTTACTGTTTATTTGGTAGTGACATATAAACTGGAATAGATGAAATATATCATAATTTTGATGCTTTCAACTAGAATTCCAGAATTCTTGGTGGTTGGTGAACTACAAAGAATTGCAAGCTAtaaccataattcataataaaaaagGATTATTGACAATGAAATACCTCAAGCTTTTTGGATTGTGCTTCTGCTTTAGCACTTTGTAGGTTTACCCAAGCTTGAATTTTTGCTTCTTCTCTCTGATACCTGCAAATCAATTCACAACTTAGCTCAAGCCATACATATCAGATGAAAGTCTATGCTATATAGAGAAATATACAAGAATCATGAAAGAGCTATATATGGTGAAGCTTTGAAGTATAGTTTTACCTGAGACAGCACTTAGTCTTCTCCTCTTCTTCCCATGTAGCAGCCCTGTATTCAGGATCACCTTTCTTGCTACCATTATGCCTCAAACTCTTTGAtatttcctcctcttcttctccaCTTGAGCTCCAATTTGAAGTAACCAAGTCATATTGTGTCCCCAGTTGCAATTTGGAAAAATGGCACTCTTCAAGCTGAATAAGATCATTGCAGGTAGTGCTATTGGTGTTTGCCATAGCCAATGGTCCTGACCTACTTTCAGGAGTATTGTGCCTCTGAGGGGATGAACTCTTGATTGGTGTATGGCACCTTGAAGTTGTGGAGCTTCCAAGAGGTGTCATCTCAGTCCCAACATCTCTGTGTTGAATCTCattttgttgttgatgatgatgatgataagccATTTCTGTGCAAGCATCTTTCATTGCATCCCCAGCATTGTTTCTAAACAAGAATCCTTCTTTAGTTGGCTCTGAGTATCTGAAACTTGGCAAAATTGGCTCTATGCTCTCAGTGAACTTATCTGCATTCAAATTCACAATCTCTCAACAACTTATCTTGTTTTAAATTCAACTCCATTATACCACCTAGCTTCAAATTCACCTCTTACATCACACAGGAGAGCATGTAAGTTACAACTTAGTAAAAATATCAGTAAAACTTATCATGATCATGCTTAACCAAACTTAGAACAAAGGCAATAAAAATGTGTCAAAATTTTGAATCTTCAACCAATCTACAATTTTGGGTCCAAGTAATTGAGCTTATAATAAAGCTGGAAAAACTTGAGCCAAATGAGACTAGCACATAAATAGTTTTATTAATTTGCATCTTGAAAAGCCAAATGAGGTTTAAAGCTAATTAAACTATAACATGATGAAGGAACTTTAATGGCAATTAAACAAGGTTTGGAACTTAATAAAgacaaaaaagaagagaaaaggaagcagAATGATGATGTTGCCGAAAAGGGtagattgaaaaataataaaaggaggAGGAGAAAAGGGGTTTCAGCTTTGAGAGTAATTGAGAGATGGTGTGATCCCCCACCTTTTAGTACTATGTCTGTTGGGCATGAGACCCCATTGAAAGCACCAAACATGTTTTGGTGGTCCAAAGATGAAGACCTTCTGAAGTTTGGGGCAGCTTTTGAGTCCCTTTCCTCAGTGACTGTGACCCTTGACTTGTCCGAGAAACACTCCATTTTTGAGGACTCAGATTCAGATTCAGATACCTTCTTCACATTCACATTCACAGCATTCACATGTGCTGGTGAGTCATGGCATGAACTGCTCATGAGCCATTTCTCAGCATCATCCCATTTGGAAGGAATGCTCTTTCTTGAAAGGTTCCTTCCAATGGTTGTGAAGCTGAAAAATGGCCTACCAGGTGTTGCAGGAGCCTCTAATGCTACTCTCCTTTGTTGTTGTTCTCTTCTCTGAGCTGGAACATCAACAATGGTGCTTCTGGTTTCATCATTATTAGCATTTGGCACTGGAAATGACTTGACAAATTCAGAAGTCTCCTTGAGATTGAGCTTGCAAAGTGGGTCAGGGAAGTCATCATCTACAAAAGGGTTACTGTTCTTGTTCTTCCCATACAAGCTACTCATGTTGGATTCAATAGGTACTGGCTCCTGAACCCAAACAACAAAAGTGAGTCAGTGAAGAAAAACAAAACACATTCTTGTAATGTAATGTAATGTATTGTAGAACAAAGGGATAAACATGAAGGCAAAAGACATCACAGTCATAGTATCAAACATGTGGGGATCATTACCCCAAGTGGTGCCAATACAGATGTAGATTGGAAGAATTTGTGAGTAGAGACATCCATGAAGGTGGGTTTGAGCTTGAACTTTGTGAGGGAAATGGATTGACTCACTCACTCACTAACTCACCAACTCACCCTATTGATGAAAGGCTACTAGTCTTTGGTGCCTATGCTATGTGCATTGGTGTCATGTGTTATGTAACAGTGAGTTTTAAGAGAAAATGACACAAGAGGCAGTGGGAGAAACAGCCAGCATGCTTAAGTaggacacttttttttttctttttaccatCTTAGCAAAATTGCTACTTTCATGAATAGGTTTTCATcttgaaaaattatattataaattgttaaataatttaatatgtttAACTGAAATTCACATAAAaatatcttaataaaaataatcaCATTCTACCAATATATATATGAACTTTGGTTGTACAAGAGGTCCAAAGTCTTATATCAAATAGCCTATaatgttttatttaaaaaaaatgattcaactttttttttaataactaattttgaaAGTGTGATTTTTCAGTTTCTTTAAGTACTTAACAATCATCAAAGTCTTAGTTGTCGGAACCATAGAAAAACTAACTATAAATTAGATTAAGGTGAATACTAAATACTAATAATCAATAGTGAAGTGATTCTGTTCTTTAATAGTTAGTTTTTAATGtgtgattttctaattttttttgtgaatAATATATTCAAACTCTATTATCAGAAATTTTATTAATGTAATTAACTGAACTTTTAATCCTAATCACTTTAACTCAAGACTTCTAAGTTCTAATCAAGTGACCAAAATATTTAGGATTCTGACTTATCTCACCTGGGGTATGGACTAGTTGAAATTGGAAGCAAGGTATGAAAAAGGTAGGCCAAGTTAAATGTGTCACATAGTCACATGTCATAACTCATTAGGGACCAAAAAAAACTGAGCAGCCTCTTTATTAGCCTCTGTGTCAAACacacaaacacatagagtgcataGTCCTTAGTCTTAGTCATTGGATGGATGAAGATGAAGACGAAATAGTACATCAAAAGAAGAGGTAGCTTTGGGACCTGCATACAAGTTACTAAATACTATTTTATAACATGAAACTTTGGTGGTTGTCATTCACTAAATAACTCGCTCAAAGTGCTTGGGGACACACTCATATAAGAGGGATAATAATGAACGTAATTCTTGAAAGATTACTAAATCGTGAAGTTGTGTAACGattactaaaatcagtcactaatacaaaaaaaaaaatattaaaatataaaatacatattaaaaataaattaaacaatacatgtatttatataaaaatatatgatAATTGATTTtggtaattaattttagtgtacaaataatatttttgatattgtaaATTGTGTTATCTTGCAACTATTTTTTCATGAAAAAAAGGAGACAAAAAATATAACCAAATTAGAACTAAGTCATTCATATAATATTTTTCTCCAAACAATTTTTTCATGTAATTTGCTCTGATCTATATACCATATAAAATGAATAATCTGacttaattctattttttttagtgactaatttaAGACATCTAATACTTCAAGAACACACATTTAATATTATTAACCAGTGCTTTAAATGTTCTAACtatttgtatgtttttttttttttctttttttactgcTTCTCATCCTTCATCAATAAAAAGCTGTTCTCTGCAACTACTTATGGTACGTAAGATTATGTTGGACAAATCTATTTGCACCAAACCTTTCTAATTCAAGAATGACTTAAACACACTAAATTGAACTTGGTGTTCAATACATTAAATTGGTCAAATAGTataaacctaataaaatttattttcagtGTAAATTTATTATGTTGGACAAATCAATATGCAGCTAACATTTCTAATTTTGGAACGACTTAAATACACTAAATTGTACTTGGTCTTTAATGCTTTAAATTGGTCAAATATAGTATAAATCTAGTAGAATTTATTCTCAACAAAAGTTGTGTTAATATCTTCCAAATTAATTTGAATATGAAAGTTGGGATGGTGTAATACGTCTATATTATAATATAGTATAATAGAGTGTTATGATGTTGGAATTGACCTTAATTAGGAAATGTGACTAATGATTACTGAAGTTTGAACCCGTTAAAGAAGGGTGGAAATTCAAGTGCAGTCGATTTCATgtaaagttgataactgagagtcgttagatgatttaattgatttgactaaatttttatctaacgattctcaactatcaacttcacgtgaagtcgactgtacctgagttttcaccttaaaaaaattattactaaGAATTCCTATCAAATTAAATATGCGGCTAACAATTTATTTTCAGAGATTTTTTCCTATGATAatctataatttttatttattttttgttttttttttcaaattgataCTCATGATTTCTGTGTATACTAACTATTCCTCTTATTGGCGTTTACACAAAAATATGATAATATTAACGTAAATCACACCTCATtttctaatataaaaaaattagccttAAGATCTCTACTATTTAATTATCTTAACTCAtgatatataaaattgatctggTTGTTTTGTATAGCATTATCCTTTTAATGCAGATTGTTCTACTAATTGTTGTTAGTactagtattttattttattttttattttgggtaGGTTGTGGAGGAGTTGCATTGGTATTTGGTTTAGAATTTAGATTTGTGTGTCTTATGTAGTATGTATATATGTTAGGTTAATGTTGTCTTGGGTTAGCAACTACTGAAACAATGTAGCACAAGCAGTTACTGTCTCCTAGGCATAAGGCATGCATGCCAAATCATTATGTCATTTCACTTCAAATCTGTTATATGTTATAGACTTGTAGCCTCGTAGCCTTATAGATTCCCCTTTAGTTTCATGCATTCACCTTATAGCCTTAAATTGCACTTTGCAATTAAGAATGCATGTTCACACCTGCTAATACCAAATACAATTcgcaaattataaaaaatatttattaatctAAGAATTTTTTACAAGTTGCAaaaagcatttttttttttttaccaatttGTAGGATTCCAAAAAGTCTCTTATTTTTCGCAAGTTGTAAAAAAATGTTTATTATTTAAGGTGTTGTTTGGCAAACACGTTCGAAAGGATAAAAGTGCATTTGAACGTTACTTTTTGATGTTTgacaactttttttttctttaaatgcaGAAGTAATTTTACAATCTAAAAGCCGTTTATTGGAAGCAAAAAATGGTTGCTTCTGCGTTCACTTTAACGTCAACCTTTGATGAtcattattgattttttttaaaaggatTTTTAGATTTGGTTCAAgtatttcaaatatttta from Arachis ipaensis cultivar K30076 chromosome B02, Araip1.1, whole genome shotgun sequence harbors:
- the LOC107624762 gene encoding uncharacterized protein LOC107624762; amino-acid sequence: MDVSTHKFFQSTSVLAPLGEPVPIESNMSSLYGKNKNSNPFVDDDFPDPLCKLNLKETSEFVKSFPVPNANNDETRSTIVDVPAQRREQQQRRVALEAPATPGRPFFSFTTIGRNLSRKSIPSKWDDAEKWLMSSSCHDSPAHVNAVNVNVKKVSESESESSKMECFSDKSRVTVTEERDSKAAPNFRRSSSLDHQNMFGAFNGVSCPTDIVLKDKFTESIEPILPSFRYSEPTKEGFLFRNNAGDAMKDACTEMAYHHHHQQQNEIQHRDVGTEMTPLGSSTTSRCHTPIKSSSPQRHNTPESRSGPLAMANTNSTTCNDLIQLEECHFSKLQLGTQYDLVTSNWSSSGEEEEEISKSLRHNGSKKGDPEYRAATWEEEEKTKCCLRYQREEAKIQAWVNLQSAKAEAQSKKLEVKIQKMRSNLEEKLMKRMSVVHRKAEEWRESARQQHLEQIQKATEQAQKMIHKHHHHSTQFSSHTTISCGCFPCHNIHH